From Flavobacterium sp. 102, a single genomic window includes:
- a CDS encoding signal peptidase: MKNILKFYFVALFLLASDFVAFAQPGDGDDGGGGDGGVEGGGDPQPAPIDSRLILLLVLGVLFVFYTYRKHKRAV; encoded by the coding sequence ATGAAAAATATTTTAAAGTTTTATTTCGTCGCTCTGTTTTTATTAGCTTCAGATTTTGTTGCTTTCGCACAGCCCGGTGACGGTGATGACGGCGGCGGCGGCGATGGAGGTGTTGAAGGCGGTGGTGATCCTCAACCGGCTCCAATCGATAGTAGGTTAATATTATTATTGGTATTAGGTGTTTTATTTGTATTCTACACTTATAGAAAGCACAAAAGAGCCGTTTAG
- a CDS encoding peptidylprolyl isomerase has translation MSLKQFFLGLFFSMSIAGFGQNNSKEVLFTVNDKPYYTDEFARVYKKNLDLVKDESQKDLNQYLELFVGYKLKVNKACKLGLQDNPKYQNELKSYRTQLAKNYFNDTKITQELVEEGYNRLQKEVRASHILILVDENASPEDTLKAYKKIEDISKKALAEENFGALAVQYSEDPSAKENKGDLGYFSAFRMVYAFENAAFNTPKGKVSKIVRTRFGYHILKVEDIRNNRGEVTVAHIMVLKPKSKSEDEEQDQAKNTINEIYKKIQQGEKFEDLAKQFSEDKSSSSKGGVLNKFSSGQLSSEEFENVAFSLSTPNEISTPFQSQFGWHIVKLIQKHPVRTLDEMKIELEGKIGKDDRSKKITASLNEKLRKKYTHKRDNKQYAILSKLVTNDFYDAKWKQPENAKDYAAALLTINNKKIDGNAFLEFVDKQQKSGLAVKPVAKLVDALYEKFLDNQLTAYYDENLEVEFLEFANVMEEYRDGLLLFDLMEKEIWERAKTDTIGLQKFYEEHKTEHQWKNRVEATILSSTKMDEIKKALALLKKGTEVQAIKEKLNIGNVVNVMSNSGVFEEGNDALPKSTKFEVGISDIQKEGEYYFVTKVDKVMPKGIKTLDECRGKIVNDYQQYLEQRWVDDLKQEFVVKVNKDVFEKVKKQLNP, from the coding sequence ATGAGTTTAAAACAGTTTTTTTTAGGATTGTTCTTTTCAATGTCAATTGCCGGATTTGGGCAAAATAATTCAAAAGAAGTTTTGTTTACGGTCAATGATAAGCCTTATTATACTGACGAATTTGCAAGGGTTTACAAAAAAAATCTCGATTTAGTAAAAGACGAATCTCAGAAAGATTTAAACCAGTATTTAGAGCTCTTCGTAGGTTACAAATTAAAAGTCAATAAAGCCTGTAAATTAGGATTACAAGACAATCCAAAATATCAAAATGAGTTAAAATCTTACCGAACTCAATTAGCCAAAAACTATTTTAACGATACTAAAATCACCCAAGAATTGGTTGAAGAAGGTTATAATCGTTTGCAAAAAGAAGTGAGAGCTTCTCATATTCTTATATTAGTTGATGAAAATGCATCTCCTGAAGACACTTTAAAGGCTTATAAAAAGATAGAAGACATCAGCAAGAAAGCACTAGCGGAAGAAAATTTTGGTGCTTTAGCTGTTCAATATTCTGAAGATCCATCAGCTAAAGAAAACAAAGGTGATTTAGGTTACTTTTCAGCTTTCAGAATGGTGTATGCTTTTGAGAATGCTGCCTTCAACACGCCAAAAGGGAAAGTTTCCAAAATTGTCAGAACCCGTTTTGGATATCATATCCTTAAAGTGGAAGATATTAGAAATAACCGTGGAGAAGTTACGGTAGCGCATATCATGGTTTTGAAACCAAAATCAAAATCTGAAGACGAAGAACAAGATCAAGCAAAAAATACCATTAATGAGATTTACAAAAAAATCCAACAAGGTGAAAAGTTTGAGGATTTAGCCAAACAGTTTTCTGAAGATAAATCGTCTTCTTCAAAAGGTGGCGTTTTGAATAAATTCAGCTCAGGTCAACTAAGTTCGGAAGAATTTGAAAATGTGGCTTTTTCATTGTCAACACCAAATGAAATTTCGACACCATTCCAATCCCAATTCGGATGGCATATCGTTAAGTTAATCCAAAAGCATCCGGTGCGTACCTTGGATGAAATGAAAATTGAGTTGGAAGGCAAAATCGGTAAAGACGACCGATCTAAGAAAATAACTGCTTCTTTAAATGAAAAATTAAGAAAAAAATATACCCATAAAAGAGACAATAAGCAATATGCTATTCTTTCGAAATTGGTTACCAATGATTTTTATGACGCAAAATGGAAGCAACCGGAGAATGCTAAAGACTATGCAGCTGCATTGTTAACGATCAACAATAAAAAAATTGATGGTAATGCATTTTTAGAATTTGTAGACAAACAGCAAAAATCAGGCTTGGCGGTTAAACCTGTTGCTAAATTGGTTGATGCTTTGTATGAGAAATTCTTAGACAATCAATTGACGGCTTATTATGATGAAAATCTTGAAGTTGAATTTTTAGAATTTGCCAACGTAATGGAAGAATACCGTGATGGTTTGTTGCTTTTCGACTTGATGGAAAAAGAAATTTGGGAAAGAGCCAAAACAGATACGATTGGTTTGCAAAAATTCTACGAAGAGCACAAAACAGAACACCAATGGAAAAACAGAGTGGAAGCTACAATTCTTTCGTCTACTAAAATGGATGAGATTAAAAAAGCATTGGCTTTGTTAAAGAAAGGAACAGAAGTACAGGCAATCAAAGAAAAATTAAATATTGGAAATGTAGTCAACGTAATGAGCAATAGCGGCGTGTTTGAAGAAGGAAATGACGCTTTGCCAAAAAGTACGAAGTTTGAAGTAGGTATTTCAGATATTCAAAAAGAAGGAGAATATTATTTTGTTACCAAAGTGGACAAAGTAATGCCAAAAGGAATTAAAACTTTAGACGAATGCAGAGGGAAAATAGTGAATGATTATCAGCAATATCTGGAGCAAAGATGGGTTGATGATTTGAAACAAGAATTTGTGGTTAAAGTCAATAAAGATGTTTTTGAAAAAGTAAAAAAACAGTTGAATCCATAA
- a CDS encoding signal peptidase gives MKNILKLYLVAFLLASDFVAFAQPGDGDDGGGGDGGVEGGGDPQPAPINAKLILLLIVGVLFVFYTYKKNRRTV, from the coding sequence ATGAAGAATATTTTAAAATTATATTTAGTCGCTTTTTTATTAGCTTCAGATTTTGTTGCTTTCGCACAGCCCGGTGACGGTGATGACGGTGGTGGTGGTGACGGAGGTGTTGAAGGTGGAGGTGATCCTCAACCGGCACCAATAAATGCAAAGTTAATTTTGTTGCTAATTGTAGGTGTTTTGTTTGTTTTTTACACCTATAAAAAGAATAGAAGAACTGTTTAA
- a CDS encoding YDG domain-containing protein — MKINTITSMKIFTEITFVLSRNLLKKNAIILVFLTSLVSHGQLLTENFSYTIPGNITAATSNWSSHSGSTFYPQYTNAGLAFTGHAGSSVGGSMTLASNGVADINRTFTSQNSGTVYMSCLVNFTSTTSASTEYFLHFNSASFSTRVLAQKSGSVLRFGINKSANPTAVATNFEFGTTYLLVVKYTFIAGSSNDRVDLWVLPSFASTEALAGTPLQTTTAGTDATALNAISVRQATPPVGSIDAINIGTTWASAVPAGTIAPTVTTTTASSISVDGGSSGGDVTADGGATVTARGLVYNTASSPTLSNSVVTTGTGTGSYISILSGLDVNTRYYYRAYATNSAGTSYGNESNFYTLANVPGALVVTNPQATTLDVTLDGTTTNLNPANTTFAIETDGQYVQANGFLGATAVWQTADVWGTVTVKGLVSLTTYIFKTKARNGDQVETGFGDTNQGTTTGAVAPVVSSGSPVGNYNSAFSYSVMATNSPTSYAISSGSLPTGLDLNTTSGEISGTPTQIGIFNVDFTASNAGGASAPATISITINQANQTISFGALSPSTYGDAPFELIAAASSGLTVSYVSSNTDVATVSGNTITIIGQGSTTISASQTGNVNYTAATTVDQTLTVNKKNLTIIDITANNKVQDGTTAATLSGTPTLVGVVSGEESNVVLNETYSAAFAVATPGTGISVAVTGYTLTGSASANYTLLQPTGLTADIAVLNVPDITVEATNILNNGFTANWDAVPGAASYVLDVYTKSGGSSEILNQQFTWVDLGSANGTGGNSGGWSGTIATEVFDLIGWSDTAGYRGDNCAKMGAGSTRGALTTPVFGVAGNAVLTFRAGAWNGGSEQTTLLLEITGGGTLDVSSVTMIKGAFSDYTVQVTDATINTQITFRAFQTSNARFFLDDIKVVANTLTITPVAGSPFSINAPLTSYNVTGLNANTNYYYQVRAVNGLFTTGNSDEINLVTNQATVTWNGTEWSNVTGPTATIEAFIQGIYNTNEHGVFTASKLTLTSGSFTINDGDDITVIGGLINNMTAADFVVENNANLIQEGTVNNNIGNITIKRNSSAINRFDYTLWSSPVTGQGLYAFSPLTLSTRFYQYLTATNFYNNSGLGFSISGADPVTGIGGTDTNNVQFATAKGYLIRSPWNHPTAPTVWTGTFSGVPNNGDIPVTVSTAGEPIIGYGYNAVGNPYPSRISVPDFIDGNANISGTLYFWRKTNDNAATSYATLTKTAYVANGALGGDTGTGFFPNGNGAEADWVINVGQGFFVKVNSGSSISFTNGMRRSSNSNQFFRNSQTVNTVNNGLYWLNLNANTGIFSQMAVGYSEEGTLDFDRGMDGENINKDFYLTSLINTGEYSVQSRPSFEPTDVVPLSYKVGTAGNYSISIDHSSGLFAEGQLIYLRDNLTSTTHNLATGAYNFSTDAGTFSSRFEIVYQLSLGVDTPIFNDNQVVVYQNEANDLVINTGNVVMSAVKVFDIRGRLLSESKGINASQTTIKAGQTNQVLLVQITSQEGSVVTKKVMR; from the coding sequence ATGAAAATTAATACTATAACATCTATGAAAATTTTTACCGAGATTACTTTTGTTTTAAGTAGAAATCTTTTAAAAAAAAATGCAATTATCCTTGTTTTTCTAACAAGTTTAGTTTCACATGGGCAATTGTTAACTGAAAATTTTAGTTACACAATACCTGGAAACATAACTGCAGCAACTTCAAACTGGTCATCACATAGCGGGTCTACTTTCTATCCGCAATACACTAATGCAGGCTTAGCTTTTACTGGACATGCAGGGTCAAGTGTTGGAGGTTCCATGACTTTGGCTTCGAATGGTGTTGCGGACATTAACAGAACTTTTACATCTCAAAATTCTGGGACAGTATATATGAGTTGTTTGGTAAATTTTACCTCCACAACCTCAGCGAGTACTGAGTATTTTTTACATTTTAATTCTGCCTCCTTTAGTACAAGAGTGTTAGCACAAAAAAGTGGTTCAGTATTACGATTTGGGATTAACAAGTCAGCAAATCCAACTGCGGTTGCTACCAATTTTGAATTTGGAACAACCTATTTATTAGTTGTTAAATATACATTTATTGCCGGTAGTTCAAATGACAGGGTTGATTTATGGGTTTTGCCATCATTTGCAAGTACGGAAGCTTTAGCAGGAACTCCACTACAGACTACAACTGCAGGTACAGATGCTACAGCATTAAATGCCATAAGTGTGAGACAAGCAACGCCACCAGTTGGGTCAATTGACGCTATAAATATAGGAACTACTTGGGCAAGTGCTGTTCCCGCTGGTACAATAGCACCAACGGTTACCACAACAACAGCCTCATCAATTTCGGTAGATGGTGGTTCTTCTGGTGGGGATGTTACCGCTGATGGTGGTGCTACAGTTACTGCTCGTGGTTTGGTCTATAATACAGCTTCTTCTCCAACACTCTCAAATAGTGTAGTTACAACAGGTACAGGCACAGGATCTTATATTAGCATTTTGTCAGGGTTGGATGTTAATACTAGGTATTACTATCGAGCTTATGCTACCAATTCTGCAGGAACCTCTTATGGGAATGAATCTAATTTTTATACTTTGGCGAATGTACCTGGTGCTTTGGTTGTGACTAATCCACAGGCAACAACACTTGATGTTACGCTTGACGGTACAACAACTAATTTAAATCCGGCAAATACTACTTTTGCTATTGAAACGGATGGACAGTATGTTCAAGCGAATGGTTTTTTAGGAGCCACAGCAGTTTGGCAGACAGCCGATGTCTGGGGAACGGTTACGGTAAAGGGATTGGTTAGTCTTACTACTTATATTTTTAAAACGAAGGCAAGGAATGGAGATCAGGTGGAAACTGGTTTTGGAGATACCAATCAGGGAACAACTACAGGTGCAGTAGCTCCCGTAGTTTCAAGCGGATCTCCTGTAGGAAATTATAATTCTGCTTTCTCTTATTCTGTTATGGCAACCAACTCACCAACATCTTATGCCATTTCTAGCGGAAGTTTGCCAACAGGATTGGATTTAAATACTACATCTGGTGAAATTTCCGGAACTCCAACTCAGATTGGTATATTCAATGTAGATTTTACCGCCAGTAATGCGGGAGGTGCAAGTGCTCCTGCGACAATCAGCATAACAATCAATCAAGCGAATCAAACCATTAGCTTTGGTGCGCTTTCTCCGTCGACTTATGGAGATGCCCCCTTTGAACTAATAGCCGCTGCCAGCTCCGGATTGACCGTTTCTTATGTAAGCTCTAATACTGATGTTGCAACAGTTTCAGGTAATACAATTACCATTATTGGACAAGGTTCAACAACCATTTCAGCCTCTCAGACAGGAAATGTTAATTACACTGCTGCTACAACTGTGGATCAGACATTGACCGTAAACAAAAAGAACTTAACGATAATTGATATAACAGCGAACAACAAAGTTCAAGACGGCACGACAGCAGCTACTTTATCGGGGACTCCAACATTAGTAGGAGTAGTGAGTGGAGAGGAAAGCAATGTTGTTTTAAATGAGACATATTCAGCCGCTTTCGCAGTTGCAACTCCAGGTACAGGAATTTCTGTTGCTGTTACGGGCTACACTTTGACTGGTTCGGCTTCCGCTAACTATACGCTGTTGCAACCTACCGGACTAACAGCTGATATTGCGGTACTAAATGTGCCAGATATAACTGTTGAGGCTACAAATATTTTGAATAATGGATTTACTGCTAATTGGGATGCGGTTCCCGGTGCCGCCAGTTATGTTTTGGATGTTTATACAAAATCAGGTGGTTCTTCAGAAATTTTAAATCAACAATTTACATGGGTTGATTTAGGTTCGGCAAATGGAACCGGAGGAAATTCAGGAGGTTGGAGTGGCACAATAGCCACAGAAGTTTTTGATTTAATTGGTTGGTCTGATACAGCAGGATACAGAGGGGATAATTGTGCCAAAATGGGAGCAGGTAGTACAAGAGGTGCTCTGACTACTCCAGTATTTGGGGTTGCAGGGAATGCAGTTTTAACTTTTAGAGCTGGTGCTTGGAATGGAGGTTCAGAACAAACCACTTTACTATTAGAAATAACAGGTGGTGGAACTTTGGATGTTTCTTCTGTTACAATGATAAAAGGAGCTTTCTCGGATTACACCGTTCAAGTTACTGATGCAACTATTAATACACAAATTACTTTTAGAGCATTTCAAACCAGTAATGCAAGATTCTTTTTAGATGATATAAAAGTAGTTGCAAATACACTGACAATTACTCCAGTTGCCGGTTCGCCATTTTCAATTAATGCACCACTAACGTCATATAACGTAACCGGTTTAAATGCTAATACAAATTACTATTACCAAGTCAGAGCTGTAAACGGTTTATTTACTACAGGTAATTCTGACGAAATTAACCTTGTTACAAATCAAGCTACTGTGACATGGAATGGAACAGAATGGTCAAACGTTACCGGGCCTACTGCCACTATCGAAGCTTTTATACAGGGCATATATAATACTAATGAACATGGCGTTTTTACCGCAAGTAAATTAACATTAACCTCGGGTTCATTTACAATAAATGATGGGGACGATATTACGGTTATAGGTGGACTAATAAATAATATGACCGCAGCAGATTTTGTAGTTGAAAACAATGCCAATTTAATTCAAGAGGGAACAGTCAATAATAATATTGGTAATATCACCATAAAAAGAAACAGTTCAGCAATAAACCGTTTTGATTATACTTTATGGTCTTCACCGGTAACAGGACAAGGATTATATGCTTTTTCACCTTTAACATTATCAACCCGTTTTTATCAATATCTTACTGCTACCAATTTTTATAACAATAGTGGTTTAGGGTTTTCTATTTCAGGGGCTGATCCTGTAACCGGAATAGGCGGTACAGATACTAACAATGTTCAATTTGCTACAGCAAAAGGATATCTTATAAGATCACCTTGGAATCATCCGACAGCTCCAACTGTTTGGACAGGTACTTTTAGCGGAGTTCCAAACAATGGCGATATACCTGTTACAGTTTCTACAGCGGGAGAACCTATAATTGGTTACGGTTATAATGCGGTTGGAAATCCATATCCATCCCGAATCAGTGTTCCTGATTTTATTGATGGTAATGCTAACATATCTGGTACTTTATACTTCTGGAGAAAAACGAATGATAATGCAGCAACTTCCTACGCAACACTTACTAAAACTGCTTATGTAGCTAATGGGGCATTGGGCGGTGATACAGGAACAGGTTTTTTCCCTAATGGAAATGGAGCTGAAGCTGATTGGGTTATCAATGTTGGACAAGGATTTTTTGTTAAAGTCAATAGTGGTTCTTCTATAAGCTTTACCAATGGTATGAGAAGAAGTTCGAATTCAAATCAGTTTTTTAGAAATTCTCAAACAGTAAATACAGTAAATAATGGTTTGTATTGGTTGAATTTAAATGCAAACACTGGTATTTTTAGTCAAATGGCTGTTGGATATAGCGAAGAAGGAACTTTGGATTTTGATAGAGGAATGGATGGGGAAAATATCAATAAAGATTTTTATTTGACAAGTTTAATAAATACAGGAGAATATTCTGTTCAAAGTAGACCAAGTTTTGAACCTACTGATGTAGTACCATTATCATACAAGGTTGGGACAGCGGGGAATTACAGTATTTCGATAGATCATTCTTCAGGTTTATTTGCAGAAGGTCAGTTGATTTATTTACGTGATAATTTGACTTCTACCACACACAATTTAGCCACAGGTGCTTATAATTTTAGCACTGATGCCGGTACATTCTCTTCTCGTTTTGAGATAGTCTACCAATTGTCTTTAGGTGTTGATACACCAATATTTAATGATAACCAAGTAGTTGTTTACCAAAATGAAGCTAATGATTTAGTAATTAATACTGGTAATGTGGTAATGTCTGCTGTAAAAGTATTTGATATAAGAGGTAGATTATTATCAGAAAGTAAAGGAATCAATGCTTCACAAACCACTATAAAAGCTGGTCAGACCAATCAAGTATTATTGGTTCAAATTACTTCTCAAGAAGGGTCGGTTGTGACTAAAAAAGTAATGAGATAA
- a CDS encoding peptide chain release factor 3, translated as MSFLKEIQRRRTFGIISHPDAGKTTLTEKLLLFGGAIQEAGAVKNNKIKKGATSDFMEIERQRGISVATSVLAFNYKDKKINILDTPGHKDFAEDTFRTLTAVDSVIVVIDVAKGVEEQTEKLVEVCRMRKIPIIVFINKLDREGKDAFDLMDEVEQKLGLTVTPLSFPIGMGYDFQGIYNIWEQNINLFSGDSRKNIEDTIAFSDIESPELEKIIGEKPAVKLREELELISEVYPAFDRQSYLEGTLQPVFFGSALNNFGVRELLDCFVEIAPTPRPKESETRLVNPEEEKMTGFVFKIHANMDPKHRDRLAFVKIVSGTFERNKPYTHVRLNKNLKFSSPNAFFAEKKEIVDISYAGDIVGLHDTGNFKIGDTLTEGEVMSFKGIPSFSPEHFRYINNADPLKSKQLDKGVDQLMDEGVAQLFTLEMNNRKIIGTVGALQYEVIQYRLEHEYGAKCSYENFPVHKACWVKPTDPKSEEFKEFKRIKQKFLAHDKYGQLVFLADSEFTIQMTQSKFPNVKLYFTSEFD; from the coding sequence ATGAGTTTTTTAAAAGAAATACAACGCCGCAGAACTTTTGGAATTATTTCGCATCCCGATGCCGGAAAGACTACACTAACAGAGAAGTTACTACTTTTTGGTGGAGCAATTCAAGAAGCCGGAGCGGTGAAGAACAATAAAATAAAAAAAGGAGCCACTTCCGATTTTATGGAGATTGAGCGCCAAAGAGGAATTTCGGTAGCGACTTCGGTTTTGGCTTTTAATTATAAAGACAAAAAAATTAACATTCTCGACACACCTGGTCACAAGGATTTTGCCGAAGATACTTTCAGAACTTTGACTGCTGTTGACAGTGTTATAGTTGTTATTGACGTTGCAAAAGGTGTTGAGGAACAAACCGAAAAATTGGTTGAAGTTTGTAGAATGCGAAAGATTCCAATTATTGTTTTCATCAATAAGTTAGACCGTGAAGGAAAAGACGCTTTCGATTTAATGGATGAAGTCGAACAAAAATTAGGTTTGACTGTTACGCCTTTGAGTTTCCCTATCGGAATGGGTTATGATTTCCAAGGAATTTATAATATTTGGGAACAAAACATCAATCTTTTTAGTGGTGATAGTCGTAAAAACATAGAAGATACGATTGCTTTTTCAGACATTGAAAGTCCGGAATTGGAAAAAATAATTGGTGAAAAACCGGCGGTAAAACTAAGAGAAGAATTGGAATTGATTTCAGAAGTGTATCCGGCTTTTGACAGACAAAGTTATTTAGAGGGTACTTTGCAACCGGTGTTTTTTGGTTCGGCTTTGAATAATTTTGGCGTTAGAGAATTGCTCGATTGTTTTGTTGAAATTGCGCCAACGCCAAGACCAAAAGAATCAGAAACCAGATTGGTGAATCCTGAAGAAGAAAAAATGACCGGTTTTGTGTTCAAAATACACGCCAATATGGATCCGAAACACCGCGATAGATTGGCTTTTGTCAAAATTGTATCGGGCACATTCGAAAGAAACAAACCTTACACGCACGTAAGACTTAATAAAAATTTAAAATTCTCCAGTCCGAATGCATTCTTTGCTGAGAAAAAAGAGATTGTTGACATTTCGTATGCCGGAGACATTGTGGGTTTACACGATACCGGTAATTTCAAAATCGGAGATACTTTAACTGAAGGAGAAGTAATGAGCTTCAAAGGAATTCCGAGTTTTTCTCCGGAGCATTTCAGATACATTAATAACGCCGATCCTTTGAAATCTAAACAATTAGACAAAGGTGTTGACCAATTGATGGATGAAGGTGTAGCGCAGTTATTTACCTTAGAAATGAACAACAGAAAAATTATTGGAACCGTTGGTGCTCTACAGTATGAGGTAATCCAATATCGTTTGGAGCATGAATATGGCGCTAAATGCAGTTATGAGAATTTCCCTGTACACAAAGCTTGTTGGGTAAAACCAACTGATCCTAAGAGTGAAGAATTTAAAGAATTTAAAAGAATCAAGCAAAAATTCTTGGCACATGACAAATATGGTCAATTGGTATTCTTGGCCGATTCAGAATTCACAATACAAATGACACAAAGCAAGTTTCCTAATGTGAAGTTGTATTTTACTTCAGAATTTGACTAG